The Carassius gibelio isolate Cgi1373 ecotype wild population from Czech Republic chromosome A24, carGib1.2-hapl.c, whole genome shotgun sequence genome window below encodes:
- the serpinb1l3 gene encoding serpin peptidase inhibitor, clade B (ovalbumin), member 1, like 3, translating into MEHLSAAHTRFSLSLFQKISEGQASANVFYSPLSISAALSMLSLGAGGNTASQMSRTLHFPEAEGEIHAGFSKLLSEINRAGAPYALSLASRLYGDQSYTFIEKFLSDTKTLYKAELETVDFSSNADAARVNINTWVEKQTQEKIKDLLAEGDVDSLTRLVLVNAIYFKGSWERKFREEHTQEKQFKINKKESKPVQMMFQKAKFPLAFIPDVNCQILELPYAGKDLSMLIMLPNTMQDDTTGLQKLESALTYENFVEWTRPDMMDLIEVEVSLPRFRMEETYDMKALLVSLGMVDAFDSQRADFSGLSPKNDLVLSKVVHKSFVEVNEEGTEAAAATGAVMMMRCLMRPERFHADHPFLFFIRHNPSKSVLFYGRVCSP; encoded by the exons ATGGAGCATCTGTCTGCGGCACACACACGCTTCTCTCTCAGTCTCTTCCAGAAGATCTCTGAGGGACAGGCTTCAGCCAATGTCTTCTACTCTCCTCTCAGCATCTCTGCTGCTCTCTCTATGCTGTCTCTCGGAGCCGGAGGAAACACTGCGTCTCAGATGTCCCGG ACTCTGCATTTTCCTGAAGCAGAGGGTGAAATCCACGCTGGCTTCAGCAAACTCCTGAGTGAGATCAACAGAGCCGGAGCTCCGTACGCACTGAGTCTGGCCAGTCGCCTCTATGGAGATCAGTCCTACACGTTCATCGAg AAATTTCTAAGTGACACAAAAACCCTGTACAAGGCTGAACTGGAGACTGTGGACTTCAGCAGTAATGCAGACGCAGCTCGTGTCAACATCAACACCTGGGTGGAGAAACAGACACAAG AGAAGATCAAGGATCTGCTGGCAGAGGGTGACGTGGACTCGCTGACCAGACTGGTGCTGGTGAACGCCATCTACTTCAAGGGGAGCTGGGAGAGGAAGTTCAGAGAGGAACACACCCAAGAGAAGCAGTTCAAGATCAACAAG AAAGAATCAAAGCCTGTGCAGATGATGTTCCAGAAGGCTAAGTTTCCTCTGGCCTTCATTCCTGATGTGAACTGTCAGATTCTGGAGCTTCCGTATGCTGGGAAAGACCTCAGTATGCTGATCATGCTTCCCAACACCATGCAGGACGACACCACCGGCCTGCAGAAG CTGGAGAGCGCGCTGACCTACGAGAACTTTGTGGAGTGGACCCGACCTGACATGATGGATCTGATTGAAGTGGAAGTGTCTCTGCCAAGATTCAGAATGGAGGAAACCTATGACATGAAGGCTCTCCTGGTCAGCCTGGGAATGGTGGATGCGTTTGACTCTCAGAGAGCTGATTTCTCCGGCCTGTCCCCGAAAAATGATCTGGTGCTGTCTAAGGTGGTGCATAAGTCCTTTGTTGAAGTGAATGAGGAGGGGACGGAGGCCGCTGCAGCCACCGGTGCCGTCATGATGATGCGCTGCCTGATGCGTCCTGAGCGCTTTCACGCTGATCACCCGTTCCTCTTCTTCATACGCCACAATCCCTCCAAGAGCGTTCTGTTCTATGGACGCGTCTGCTCTCCTTGA